A single Staphylococcus muscae DNA region contains:
- the thrB gene encoding homoserine kinase encodes MKNKLSLKVPASTANLGCGFDSIGMALNKFLYVDAQPIRAQQWKFHHEGPNLYGLPEDETNYIYKTAQQVAEKFHVKLPTLEIRLYSDIPLARGLGSSASALVAALYIANYFGDIELSKYELLQLATEIEGHPDNVAPTIYGGLVVGYHNAETHVTDVAHIDIPDVDFILTIPEYELETEKSRAVLPEQVSHKDAVKFSAISNTMISALIQHNYDLAGKMMEQDGLHEPYRQHLIQEFKAVKEMSHEFEAYATVMSGAGSTIMTMVKKEKSGPLVRALRQSFKNCHSELVTANTEGVISQAMYKN; translated from the coding sequence ATGAAAAACAAGTTGAGCTTAAAAGTACCTGCATCAACAGCAAATCTCGGATGTGGCTTCGATTCCATTGGTATGGCACTTAATAAATTTTTATATGTGGATGCACAACCGATACGTGCACAGCAATGGAAGTTTCATCATGAAGGTCCGAATTTATATGGACTACCGGAAGATGAAACAAACTATATTTATAAGACTGCACAGCAAGTAGCAGAAAAGTTTCATGTAAAGCTACCTACATTGGAGATTCGACTGTACAGTGACATTCCGCTTGCGAGAGGCTTAGGGTCATCAGCATCGGCACTCGTTGCAGCATTATATATTGCAAACTATTTTGGTGATATTGAACTGTCAAAGTATGAGTTGTTACAATTGGCGACTGAAATCGAAGGACATCCGGACAATGTAGCACCGACAATATATGGTGGCTTAGTAGTTGGTTATCACAACGCTGAAACGCATGTAACTGACGTCGCACACATTGATATTCCAGATGTTGACTTTATTTTGACGATTCCAGAATATGAATTAGAAACAGAAAAATCTCGTGCAGTATTACCTGAACAAGTCAGTCATAAAGACGCTGTGAAGTTCAGTGCAATCAGCAATACGATGATTAGCGCATTGATTCAGCATAATTATGACTTGGCAGGGAAGATGATGGAACAAGATGGACTGCATGAACCTTACCGCCAGCATCTCATTCAAGAATTTAAAGCAGTTAAAGAAATGTCACATGAATTTGAAGCATATGCTACGGTTATGTCCGGAGCAGGTTCAACGATTATGACAATGGTGAAAAAGGAAAAGAGTGGACCACTTGTTCGTGCATTACGACAATCTTTTAAAAATTGCCATTCAGAACTTGTGACGGCGAATACGGAAGGTGTTATTAGTCAGGCAATGTATAAAAATTAA
- the thrC gene encoding threonine synthase, whose product MKLWQGLVKEYEAYLPVNENTPNVTLNEGHTPLIYCDKMSELLGIELYVKYEGANPTGSFKDRGMVMAVTKAKEQGRKMVICASTGNTSASAAAYAARAGMKAIVVIPEGKIALGKLSQAVMYGAQIVSIEGNFDEALEIVKEIAQDGEIELVNSVNPYRIEGQKTAAFEIVEQFDGVAPDVLAIPVGNAGNITAYWKGFKEYHEAKQTGLPKMFGFQAEGASPIVQNKVVKHPETIATAIRIGNPASWDKAVEAIQTSDGLIDAVTDEEILEAYQLMTSKEGIFSEPASNASIAGLIKLHRQGKLEKGQKVVAVLTGNGLKDPDTAIGLLENPIQALPNNKAEIIQYIKDALK is encoded by the coding sequence ATGAAGTTATGGCAAGGTCTTGTAAAAGAATATGAAGCGTATTTACCTGTCAATGAGAATACGCCTAACGTAACGTTGAATGAAGGGCATACACCACTTATTTATTGTGATAAGATGTCCGAATTACTAGGTATTGAACTATATGTCAAATATGAAGGTGCAAACCCAACTGGTTCATTTAAAGATCGTGGTATGGTGATGGCAGTTACGAAAGCGAAAGAACAAGGGCGTAAAATGGTTATCTGTGCTTCTACGGGTAATACTTCGGCGTCAGCAGCGGCTTATGCGGCAAGAGCAGGTATGAAGGCAATTGTTGTTATTCCAGAAGGTAAGATTGCGTTAGGAAAACTATCACAGGCAGTAATGTATGGTGCGCAAATTGTTTCTATTGAAGGGAACTTTGATGAAGCGCTTGAAATCGTGAAAGAAATTGCGCAAGATGGAGAAATTGAGTTGGTGAATTCAGTTAATCCATATCGTATTGAAGGGCAAAAGACGGCAGCATTTGAAATTGTTGAACAGTTTGACGGTGTTGCACCTGACGTATTAGCAATTCCAGTTGGTAATGCAGGTAACATCACAGCTTATTGGAAGGGCTTCAAAGAATATCATGAAGCGAAACAAACTGGTTTACCGAAGATGTTTGGATTCCAAGCTGAAGGAGCTTCTCCAATTGTGCAAAATAAAGTTGTAAAGCACCCTGAAACAATTGCGACAGCGATTCGAATTGGTAACCCGGCAAGTTGGGATAAAGCAGTTGAAGCGATTCAAACATCTGATGGCTTAATTGATGCTGTAACTGATGAAGAGATTTTGGAAGCGTATCAGTTGATGACATCAAAAGAAGGTATTTTCAGCGAACCTGCAAGCAATGCATCTATTGCTGGACTTATTAAACTACATCGTCAAGGAAAACTTGAAAAAGGGCAAAAAGTAGTGGCTGTACTCACTGGTAATGGTTTGAAAGATCCAGACACGGCTATTGGCTTACTTGAAAACCCAATTCAAGCGTTACCGAACAACAAAGCAGAAATCATACAATATATCAAGGATGCATTAAAATGA